In one window of Electrophorus electricus isolate fEleEle1 chromosome 15, fEleEle1.pri, whole genome shotgun sequence DNA:
- the LOC118240070 gene encoding uncharacterized protein LOC118240070: MEMRLTKKEGKDLVEVECRATGGRPHPDITWSLPSSTDAPPPQNCGQGLQSVASCCWFPPYLFEGENITCVFGYSVLSAVQTRTITLPTYHLRSLQLKRDSIGMNSENTSIVLTLEQGDRNIIIGMETLGNVPSYEISCSKDGEPLSEDIAVVDSELSITGPVGTILAGQYQCQASYHKHTASLQFEIKVNPRILLPVSFPPNISVNLRKEADSIYVECLALDATPAANISWILPEDLNTTVKSDITSSNRSHSVRSVLTLPACWPQVLTVQCVVDHVGT; the protein is encoded by the exons ATGGAAATGCGGCTCAccaagaaagaaggaaaagacCTGGTGGAGGTTGAGTGCCGGGCAACAGGAGGAAGGCCTCACCCAGACATCACGTGGTCTCTGCCCAGCTCTACTGATGCTCCGCCTCCTCAGAACTGTGGCCAGGGACTCCAGTCAGTGGCGAGCTGCTGCTGGTTCCCACCGTATCTCTTTGAAGGGGAAAATATCACGTGTGTCTTTGGCTACTCAGTTCTTTCTGCTGTACAGACGAGAACTATAACACTGCCAACCTACC ATCTCAGGTCTCTACAGCTGAAGCGAGACAGCATTGGAATGAACAGTGAAAACACTTCCATTGTGTTGACACTAGAACAAGGGGACAGAAACATCATTATCGGCATGGAAACACTAGGGAACGTACCGAGTTATGAAATCAGCTGCAGCAA GGATGGTGAACCTCTGTCAGAAGATATAGCCGTGGTGGACAGCGAACTCTCCATAACAGGCCCTGTCGGCACAATCCTGGCTGGCCAGTACCAATGCCAAGCCTCCTACCACAAACATACAGCTTCCTTACAGTTTGAGATTAAAGTGAACCCCAGAATCCTGTTACCAG tgTCTTTCCCTCCAAACATAAGTGTAAACCTCAGGAAAGAAGCAGATAGTATTTACGTTGAGTGTTTAGCCCTGGATGCGACTCCAGCTGCAAACATATCCTGGATCCTTCCAGAAGACCTGAACACCACGGTGAAGTCTGACATCACTTCCTCTAACAGATCGCACTCTGTGAGAAGCGTCCTAACGTTACCTGCCTGCTGGCCCCAAGTTCTTACGGTCCAGTGTGTGGTTGACCATGTCGGGACCTAG